A single region of the Negativicutes bacterium genome encodes:
- a CDS encoding TIGR00282 family metallophosphoesterase — MRILFIGDVVGRTGCRIVQEQLPQFRRKNNIQNVIANGENAFRGKGLSREIADQLFGSGVDLISSGNHIWDQKAVFDFIDQEDRLIRPANYPAGVPGRGWTSCWVGSTGIQIALINLLGRVFLAEVDSPFAVLDRVLAEIPPEIKIRIVDFHAEATSEKLAMAYYAQGKISALLGTHTHVQTADEQILKDGLAYITDVGMTGALTSILGTKVEPVLYRFLTALPARFEPAEGPGQFNAVILEISESSGQTSKIERVNWKENL; from the coding sequence ATGCGTATTTTATTCATCGGTGATGTGGTAGGCCGGACCGGCTGCAGAATTGTGCAGGAACAGCTGCCGCAATTCAGAAGGAAAAACAATATTCAAAACGTGATCGCGAACGGGGAAAATGCTTTTCGCGGCAAGGGTCTCAGCCGCGAGATTGCCGATCAGCTCTTTGGTTCTGGAGTCGATCTGATCAGCAGCGGCAATCATATTTGGGATCAAAAAGCGGTTTTCGATTTTATCGATCAGGAAGACCGCCTGATTCGGCCCGCCAATTATCCGGCGGGGGTGCCGGGACGCGGCTGGACCAGCTGCTGGGTGGGCAGTACAGGGATACAGATCGCTTTGATCAATTTACTGGGCCGCGTGTTCCTGGCAGAAGTCGATTCTCCCTTTGCCGTGTTGGATCGCGTCTTGGCGGAGATCCCGCCGGAAATTAAAATCCGCATTGTCGATTTTCACGCGGAAGCCACTTCGGAAAAGTTGGCGATGGCTTATTATGCGCAAGGGAAAATATCGGCCTTATTGGGTACTCATACCCATGTGCAAACGGCTGACGAGCAGATCCTGAAAGATGGTCTGGCATATATAACCGATGTCGGCATGACCGGCGCGCTGACCTCGATTCTGGGGACAAAAGTGGAGCCGGTGCTCTATCGATTTCTCACAGCCTTGCCGGCGCGTTTTGAACCGGCCGAAGGTCCGGGTCAGTTCAACGCAGTCATTCTGGAAATCAGCGAGAGTAGCGGCCAAACCAGCAAAATTGAAAGAGTCAACTGGAAGGAAAATCTCTAA